TCCATGGACAGCTTGATGGCCTGCACGAACTCGACCTGGGAATCCCAGCGCAGCAGCGGGTGCAGCTGCCGGTAGAGGGCGCCCGCCGTCGCGAGGTCACCGTCGACGGCCGCGTGGTACAGCTCGACGCTCGCCGCGGGCAGGGCGTTGGGGTAGCCGGCCACCCAGCCCTTGGCGCCCGCGACGGCGAGTTCCAGCAGCACGTCGTCGGCGCCGATCAACAGGTCGAGTTCCGGAGCGAGTTCGGCGATCCGGTAGGCGCGGCGCACATCACCGGAGAACTCCTTGACGGCGTGGATGTACCCCTCGCCGTGCAGCTTCGCGAGCAGCTCCGGCACCAGGTCGACCTTGGTGTCGATGGGGTTGTTGTACGCGACGATCGGCACGCCCGCCTTCGCGACCTCCGCGTAGTGGGCGAGGACGGAGCGCTCGTCGGCGCGGTAGGCGTTGGGCGGCAGCAGCATCACTGCCTGGCAGCCGGCATCACGGGCCTGTTCGGCCCAGCGGCGGGCCTCGGCGGAGCCGTAGGCGGCGACGCCGGGCATCACGCGGGAGCCTCCGATGGCGGCCACGGCCGTCTCCACGACCTTGGCGCGCTCCTCGGGGGTGAGCACCTGGTACTCGCCGAGCGAGCCGTTCGGCACGACGCCGTCGCAGCCCTGCTCGACGAGCCAGGCGCAGTGCTCGGCGAACCTGTCGTAGTCGACGTGGAGTTCGGCGGTCAGCGGCAGTGCGGTGGCGACGAGGACGCCGCGCCAGGGGCGGTGGTCGGTCACGAGAGCTCCTTCTCGGTGGGGTGGGCGTGGTCCTGCGCTTTGCGGGTCTCGCGGGCCGCTTCGGCGGCGTCGGTCGCTTCGGCTTCCTGGGCTTCCTGGGCTTCCTGGGCGAGGACGCCGAGCGGTACGGGGCGGGCGAACGGCCGCCGCGCCGGGGTGAGTTCACAGCTGGCGAGTCCGGCGACCGCAGGCCCGCACATCCGGCCCTGGCACCAGCCCATCCCGGCACGGGTCAGCAGCTTCACGGTGCGCACGTCTGCGGCGCCGAGTCCACCGACGGCCTCGCGGATCGCGCCGGCGGTGACCTCCTCGCAGCGGCAGACGACGGTGTCGTCGGTGACCTGCTCGGTCCAGTGCGCCGGCGGAGCGTAGACGGTGTCGAGTGCCGCCGCGAACTCCCCGAGTTTCGTACGGGACTTGGCGGCCGTCGCCCAGCCGCGCGGGTCGGGGGTGCGTCCGGCGAGCCGGGCCGCGATGGACCGTCCGGCGATGTGTCCCTCGGCGAGCGAGAGGGCCGCGCCGCCGATTCCGGTGGACTCCCCGGCGGCCCAGACGCCGGGGACGTCGGTGCGCTGCTCCTCGTCGGCGTGCACGCGCACCCCGTCGAGGCGGCAGCCCAGGGTCTCGGCGAGGTCGGTGTGCGGCAGCATGCCGTGGCCGATGGCGAGGGTGTCGCAGGGGATGCGCCGCCCGGTGCCGGGCCGTACCCGTCCGTCCGCGTCGAGGGCGGCGACGGTCACGGACTCGACGCGCTCGTCGCCATGGGCCTCGACGACGGCGTTGCGGGGCAGGAACCGCACACGGTGACGCAGGAGTCGGGCCGCGTACCGGGCCGCCTCGGGAAGCTTGGCGGCCAGTGCCCGGGTGTGCCGCACGACGGCCTTCGGGTCGGCCGACTCGACGAGCGCCTCGACCCGGACGCCCGCCGCGGCGAGCCCGGTCGCCACGGGCAGCAGCAGGGGCCCGGTCCCGGCCACGACGGCAACACGGCCCGGCACGACGAGGCCGGCCTTGAGCATGGCCTGCGCTCCCCCGGCGGTCACCACGCCGGGCAGGGTCCAGCCGGGGAACGGCAGCACCCTCTCGTAGCCGCCGGTGGCGAGGAGTACCGCGTCGGCGTGGACGGTGGCGGGCTCTTCCTGGAGGGGGCCGAGGAGGGCGTGCACGGTGAAGGCGTCGGGCCGGTCCGACCCCGAGGACTTCCGTTCCACGCACCAGACATGATGTTCCGTCAGATGCCGGATGTCGGCCTGCGCGGCGAGCCCGTCCCGCAGCCGCTCCCACGTCCGCCACTGGTGGTGCAGTGCCTGCGGGCGGCGCGCTCCGAGTCCGGTGGCCGGCTGCCGGTAGAACTGGCCGCCCGCGTCCGGGGCCGCGTCGATCAGGGTGACGCGGACGCCCCGGGCCGCCGCCGCGAGGGATGCGGCGAGACCGGCCGGGCCCGCGCCGATCACCGCGAGGTGCGGTCGCTCAGTCATCGTGGCCCGTCCCTTCCTGGGTGCGGATGGCGTCGCCGGGGCGGAGCGTGACAAGGCAAGCCCGTTGGTTCGGGCGGTCATTGACGGTCACCAGGCAGTCGAAGCAGACGCCGATGCCGCAGAAGATCCCGCGCGGGCGGCCCTGGCCGCGTGTCGTGCGCCAGGACGTGATCCCGGCGGCCCACAGCGCGGCGGCGACCGTCTGTCCGGGCAGTGCCGGGATCTCACGTCCGTCCAGGGTGACGGTGAACGCGGGGCCCGGCCGGGCGTCGGCGAGTTCCAGCGGGTTCACGACGCGCCCTCCTCGGAGGTGAAGCGGTCCGGCCGGAACGGCGCGAGGTCCAGGTCCGGCGTCTTGCCGGTGAGCACCTGCGTGATCAAGTGCCCCGTCCCGGTGGACAGTCCGATGCCCGCGCCCTCGTGCCCGCAGGCGTGGAAGAGACCTGGCACACGC
Above is a genomic segment from Streptomyces sp. R21 containing:
- a CDS encoding NAD(P)/FAD-dependent oxidoreductase — encoded protein: MTERPHLAVIGAGPAGLAASLAAAARGVRVTLIDAAPDAGGQFYRQPATGLGARRPQALHHQWRTWERLRDGLAAQADIRHLTEHHVWCVERKSSGSDRPDAFTVHALLGPLQEEPATVHADAVLLATGGYERVLPFPGWTLPGVVTAGGAQAMLKAGLVVPGRVAVVAGTGPLLLPVATGLAAAGVRVEALVESADPKAVVRHTRALAAKLPEAARYAARLLRHRVRFLPRNAVVEAHGDERVESVTVAALDADGRVRPGTGRRIPCDTLAIGHGMLPHTDLAETLGCRLDGVRVHADEEQRTDVPGVWAAGESTGIGGAALSLAEGHIAGRSIAARLAGRTPDPRGWATAAKSRTKLGEFAAALDTVYAPPAHWTEQVTDDTVVCRCEEVTAGAIREAVGGLGAADVRTVKLLTRAGMGWCQGRMCGPAVAGLASCELTPARRPFARPVPLGVLAQEAQEAQEAEATDAAEAARETRKAQDHAHPTEKELS
- a CDS encoding dihydrodipicolinate synthase family protein, which produces MTDHRPWRGVLVATALPLTAELHVDYDRFAEHCAWLVEQGCDGVVPNGSLGEYQVLTPEERAKVVETAVAAIGGSRVMPGVAAYGSAEARRWAEQARDAGCQAVMLLPPNAYRADERSVLAHYAEVAKAGVPIVAYNNPIDTKVDLVPELLAKLHGEGYIHAVKEFSGDVRRAYRIAELAPELDLLIGADDVLLELAVAGAKGWVAGYPNALPAASVELYHAAVDGDLATAGALYRQLHPLLRWDSQVEFVQAIKLSMDVVGRYGGPVRPPRVALLPEQEAAVRAATEKAVAAGLA
- a CDS encoding (2Fe-2S)-binding protein, with product MNPLELADARPGPAFTVTLDGREIPALPGQTVAAALWAAGITSWRTTRGQGRPRGIFCGIGVCFDCLVTVNDRPNQRACLVTLRPGDAIRTQEGTGHDD